From Chryseobacterium gallinarum, one genomic window encodes:
- a CDS encoding patatin-like phospholipase family protein: MKKLLTVLAIIFSFTLQSQQKTDTLDTALQNITRDTKFGLALSGGGAKGFAHIGILKMIDSLGIKIDYITGTSMGGILGGLYAMGYNADQLKKTVYKVDWNRILSNKIPYNKVNISEKGEYDKYILEFPVVKGFPTLPSSYIEGQYMGEVLNTLTFNAKHINDFSKLRIPVELTSSDIENGGLVMQKKGSLPLAIRATLAIPAAFAPVYIDGKLLVDGGLDRNYPANEVRQMGADFVIGGYTGFRLFTKKEIENPMKMIYQTHAIRSVEDFKHQKELSDILVDFVDPLGDITTKDFAKFRRIIKIGETEARKHLPEFVALAEAQKKLGIKSEHQMIEEVKMPTAKFTYNEEDGTPITDTAEIKVIKNQMGLVEGKYYDAKTINEAIDRVFGMRQYEKVYYTYITENDHLVMNIFVKRAKKGAFKLALHYDTEQSVGIIVNYTYRNILMNRSRFLATVDISERFKARLAYQQFLGTGDRWWFEAEAKMIHLKSNDLTFRLVDIYSESENARFPNHMYRNITGKIALNYNVTPNAFISLGTEFSTERMYSLLDKVDQTRYDNYSKKLYNHSNFNTFLKFEQNNLNKKYFSTKGNHLQASARFYYGDQYELYDLEQVQPQLYSILNPKGDYYYQPENLVSFTLNENFAHPVTRRLTVKGNLFLGTSFGSQKEGKYPYLFLNEKYNLGGSEYNYDLLNPEFNGLRQKELPVTSVAKAGVALQYRIMRRLYLTPSLHYGKISQELSPFKQSYNILGYGLNLGYESLLGPISFNISRNDYLEFWRIYFSIGFKF; the protein is encoded by the coding sequence ATGAAAAAGCTTTTGACAGTATTGGCTATAATTTTCTCTTTTACTCTACAATCTCAACAAAAAACGGATACTTTAGATACAGCATTGCAAAATATAACCAGGGATACCAAATTCGGGCTCGCTCTAAGTGGAGGCGGGGCCAAAGGATTTGCTCACATCGGTATTTTGAAAATGATTGATTCGCTCGGTATTAAAATCGACTATATTACCGGAACCAGTATGGGAGGTATTCTTGGCGGGTTATATGCAATGGGGTATAATGCTGATCAGCTGAAGAAAACCGTTTATAAAGTAGACTGGAACAGGATTTTAAGTAATAAAATCCCTTACAATAAAGTGAATATCAGCGAAAAAGGAGAGTATGACAAATATATTCTTGAGTTTCCGGTGGTAAAAGGGTTTCCGACACTTCCCAGTTCTTATATTGAAGGGCAATATATGGGTGAAGTTCTTAATACCCTTACCTTCAATGCAAAACATATTAATGATTTCAGCAAGCTCAGGATCCCTGTAGAGCTTACCTCTTCTGATATAGAAAACGGAGGATTGGTTATGCAGAAAAAAGGCTCTTTGCCCTTGGCAATCCGTGCCACTTTAGCGATCCCGGCGGCTTTTGCCCCGGTTTATATTGATGGAAAATTATTGGTAGATGGTGGTTTGGACCGTAATTATCCTGCAAATGAAGTCAGACAGATGGGGGCTGATTTTGTAATAGGAGGATACACAGGGTTTAGGCTTTTTACCAAAAAGGAAATTGAAAATCCGATGAAAATGATCTATCAAACCCATGCAATCCGTTCTGTAGAAGATTTTAAACACCAGAAGGAACTATCCGATATACTGGTAGATTTTGTAGATCCTTTGGGAGATATTACCACCAAAGACTTTGCAAAGTTCAGAAGGATTATCAAAATTGGAGAAACGGAAGCAAGAAAACATCTTCCTGAATTTGTAGCATTGGCAGAAGCGCAGAAAAAGCTGGGTATTAAAAGTGAGCACCAGATGATTGAGGAAGTAAAAATGCCAACAGCAAAGTTTACATATAATGAAGAAGATGGAACCCCAATTACCGATACTGCTGAAATAAAGGTAATTAAAAATCAGATGGGATTGGTGGAAGGAAAGTATTATGATGCTAAAACGATCAACGAAGCCATTGACCGGGTTTTCGGGATGCGTCAGTATGAGAAAGTGTATTATACCTATATCACTGAAAATGACCATCTTGTAATGAATATTTTTGTGAAAAGAGCTAAAAAGGGTGCCTTTAAACTGGCTCTCCATTATGATACGGAACAATCTGTAGGAATTATTGTAAATTATACATACCGGAATATCCTGATGAACAGATCAAGATTTTTAGCAACTGTAGATATTTCAGAACGTTTTAAAGCCAGATTGGCGTATCAGCAGTTTCTGGGTACCGGAGATCGATGGTGGTTTGAAGCGGAAGCTAAAATGATACATCTTAAAAGTAATGACCTGACTTTTAGATTGGTAGATATTTATAGCGAAAGTGAGAATGCCAGATTCCCTAATCATATGTATAGAAATATAACCGGGAAAATTGCCTTAAATTATAATGTTACACCGAATGCATTTATTTCTTTAGGTACCGAATTCAGTACGGAAAGAATGTATAGTCTATTGGATAAAGTAGATCAGACAAGGTATGATAATTACAGTAAAAAACTATATAATCACAGCAATTTTAATACTTTTCTGAAATTTGAGCAGAACAACCTTAACAAGAAATATTTTTCTACCAAAGGAAATCATCTTCAGGCCAGCGCCAGGTTTTATTATGGAGATCAATATGAATTGTATGATTTAGAGCAGGTACAACCTCAGTTGTATTCTATTTTAAACCCTAAGGGAGATTATTACTATCAGCCTGAAAATCTGGTTTCATTTACTTTAAATGAAAATTTTGCTCATCCTGTTACAAGAAGACTGACCGTAAAAGGCAATCTATTCCTGGGAACAAGTTTCGGATCCCAGAAGGAGGGAAAATATCCTTATCTGTTTCTTAATGAGAAATATAATCTGGGAGGAAGTGAATACAATTATGATTTACTCAATCCCGAATTTAATGGATTACGCCAGAAAGAGCTGCCTGTAACTTCTGTTGCCAAAGCTGGAGTAGCGCTTCAATACAGAATCATGAGACGATTGTACCTGACACCCTCCCTTCATTATGGTAAAATCAGTCAGGAGCTGTCACCTTTTAAACAAAGTTATAATATTCTGGGTTACGGACTGAATCTCGGATATGAATCTCTCTTAGGTCCAATCAGTTTTAATATTTCAAGAAATGATTATCTTGAATTCTGGAGAATATATTTCAGTATAGGATTTAAATTTTAA
- a CDS encoding T9SS type A sorting domain-containing protein has protein sequence MRKIAVFLLGLAAPFYFAQQPGDLVSVEQKLDLTPQGVVNFIANNLGEQNAPDFVNYLNGFNVGVKGYKITYYTKNENNNLVKATGLLMFPNVGFKLSTVVSDHGTTDSRHNVPSNFKGTLTAGFVVELSYVLNGYILMAPDYVGMGTGEGTHPYVDYATEAGATIDFVTAADKVLSQLGVKRYDEYFLAGYSQGAHAAMSTLKKLSVSNPTNLKFKYAYMGDGPYDFSGITLNKGVLEKDFYPFTAFLANVLHSCNNTGYKTYTSDISEVISAEYLDRYNYHVVQDNGGLLWGPVIWRKLFTTNFINDVTNNPGNKLRQCMKPKDVYDWYNKTPMTLGHSTVDLAIPPENTSKTIEVQRGYYPWWDLNKYKLDSFYWGPLGHIGGIVPFVLASNAKFNTLRSGGLLNQWAIADSIFGKQSAPVLSQADPLSSSQIKPDLGTMQLIQITDFNQEKAISRSAANRNLSSLKDGVYLLKVSENNEDKLIPYIKSTPKEIAENEMVQSENNAVLQLKINPQELSSVHIFDENKNLVKTISNEQYQENNGIDIRNLESRNYIFEVVTPFYNLQFKKSIGRGLTEDISEIYTQNRQIKARSGDIIKSISIYSISGTLVLQQEVNKSSFESDNLEPGVYVVQISLSNGKVNHKKIKL, from the coding sequence ATGAGAAAAATCGCCGTTTTTTTATTAGGGTTAGCCGCACCATTTTACTTTGCCCAGCAACCCGGTGATCTGGTAAGCGTAGAACAGAAACTGGACTTAACCCCGCAAGGTGTTGTCAATTTTATTGCAAATAACCTTGGAGAACAGAATGCTCCTGATTTTGTAAATTATCTTAACGGGTTTAATGTGGGAGTAAAAGGTTATAAAATTACCTATTACACTAAAAATGAGAATAATAACCTGGTAAAGGCAACCGGACTTCTTATGTTTCCCAATGTGGGATTTAAGCTTTCAACAGTAGTTTCAGATCATGGTACAACCGACAGCAGGCATAATGTCCCCTCCAATTTTAAAGGAACATTAACAGCCGGGTTTGTTGTTGAATTATCGTATGTACTTAACGGATATATTTTAATGGCCCCTGATTACGTAGGGATGGGAACCGGAGAAGGTACTCACCCGTATGTAGATTATGCCACAGAAGCCGGGGCTACCATAGATTTTGTAACGGCAGCTGATAAAGTTTTGTCTCAATTGGGAGTAAAACGGTATGATGAATATTTCTTAGCGGGATATTCCCAGGGAGCCCATGCCGCAATGTCTACACTCAAGAAGTTAAGTGTGTCTAATCCTACTAATTTAAAATTTAAGTATGCTTATATGGGAGACGGCCCTTATGACTTCTCAGGGATCACTCTCAATAAAGGGGTTTTGGAAAAAGATTTTTATCCTTTCACTGCATTTTTAGCCAATGTTCTGCATAGCTGCAATAATACCGGATATAAAACTTATACCAGCGATATTTCGGAAGTCATTTCTGCAGAATACCTGGACCGTTACAATTATCATGTAGTCCAGGATAACGGAGGGCTGCTTTGGGGTCCCGTTATATGGAGAAAGCTTTTTACCACCAATTTTATCAATGATGTGACCAATAATCCAGGTAACAAACTCAGACAATGTATGAAACCTAAGGATGTATACGATTGGTATAATAAAACTCCTATGACTTTGGGCCATTCTACCGTAGATCTGGCTATTCCACCCGAAAATACTTCCAAAACCATTGAAGTACAGCGTGGATATTATCCATGGTGGGATCTGAATAAATATAAACTTGACTCCTTTTACTGGGGACCTTTGGGTCATATAGGAGGTATTGTACCTTTCGTTCTGGCATCAAATGCAAAATTCAATACATTGAGGAGCGGCGGCCTTTTAAATCAATGGGCTATTGCAGATTCCATTTTTGGCAAACAGTCCGCTCCAGTTCTCTCACAGGCTGATCCATTATCCTCTTCCCAGATAAAACCAGATCTTGGAACTATGCAACTGATTCAAATTACAGATTTCAACCAGGAAAAAGCCATAAGCAGATCAGCAGCAAACCGCAATTTATCTTCTTTAAAGGATGGAGTCTATCTTTTAAAAGTATCGGAAAACAATGAAGATAAATTGATTCCTTATATCAAAAGTACCCCAAAGGAAATTGCAGAAAATGAAATGGTTCAATCTGAAAATAATGCTGTTTTACAATTAAAAATTAATCCGCAGGAACTTTCCTCAGTACATATTTTTGATGAAAATAAAAACCTGGTTAAAACCATTTCCAATGAACAATACCAGGAAAACAACGGCATTGATATACGGAATCTGGAAAGCAGAAATTATATTTTTGAAGTGGTAACTCCGTTTTATAACCTTCAGTTTAAAAAATCAATCGGTCGTGGACTAACAGAAGACATTTCCGAGATCTATACGCAAAATCGTCAAATTAAAGCCAGATCGGGTGATATTATCAAAAGCATTAGTATATATAGCATCTCTGGTACTTTGGTGCTTCAACAAGAGGTCAATAAATCCAGCTTTGAATCTGACAATTTAGAGCCGGGAGTATATGTGGTGCAAATCAGTCTTTCTAATGGTAAAGTAAACCATAAAAAAATAAAACTCTAA
- a CDS encoding acyl-CoA dehydrogenase family protein produces the protein MSYYPLTSIPDYYGIDALLTEEHKLIRQSVRDWVESFVMPQIDQAAQNHTDLPGLMRELGKIGALGPYIPVEYGGSGLDQISYGLIMQELERGDSAVRSAASVQSSLVMFPINEFGSEEQKRKYLPKLAAGEMIGSFGLTEPNHGSDPGSMETYFKDMGDHYLLNGAKMWITNSPLCDIAVVWAKNEEGKVQGLIVERGMEGFTTPETHNKWSLRASKTGELVFNDVKVPKENLLPGVTGLKGPLSCLNSARYGISWGVIGAAIDCYCTAVQYSKERKQFGKPIGSYQLQQKKLAEFLTEITKAQLLCLQLGNLKNDHKATPAQISMAKRNNVKMAIDIARESRQILGGMGIMGEFPMMRHAANLESVITYEGTHDVHLLITGLDITGINAF, from the coding sequence ATGTCATATTATCCTCTTACAAGCATCCCTGATTATTACGGTATAGATGCTTTACTTACTGAAGAACACAAACTAATCCGCCAATCTGTAAGAGACTGGGTAGAAAGTTTTGTAATGCCGCAGATTGATCAGGCAGCACAAAACCATACAGATCTTCCCGGCCTGATGAGAGAATTAGGAAAAATTGGGGCTTTAGGTCCATATATCCCGGTGGAATATGGCGGTTCAGGATTAGACCAGATTTCTTACGGTTTAATCATGCAGGAGTTGGAAAGAGGAGATTCTGCAGTACGTTCTGCTGCATCTGTGCAAAGCTCACTGGTAATGTTTCCTATCAACGAATTCGGTTCTGAAGAGCAGAAAAGAAAATACCTTCCTAAGCTTGCTGCAGGAGAAATGATCGGGTCTTTTGGGCTGACTGAGCCTAATCACGGCTCTGACCCGGGTTCTATGGAGACTTATTTTAAAGATATGGGAGATCATTATCTTTTAAATGGTGCCAAAATGTGGATCACCAATTCACCGTTATGCGATATCGCTGTGGTTTGGGCAAAAAATGAAGAAGGAAAAGTACAGGGTCTCATCGTTGAAAGAGGAATGGAAGGCTTTACCACTCCGGAAACACACAATAAATGGAGCTTAAGGGCTTCAAAAACTGGAGAACTGGTATTCAATGATGTGAAAGTTCCTAAAGAGAATTTACTTCCGGGAGTTACAGGACTTAAAGGACCACTTTCTTGTCTGAACTCTGCCAGATATGGAATTTCATGGGGAGTAATCGGTGCTGCTATCGACTGTTACTGCACTGCAGTTCAATATTCGAAAGAAAGAAAACAATTCGGTAAACCAATCGGCTCCTACCAGCTTCAGCAAAAGAAATTAGCTGAATTCCTGACAGAAATTACAAAAGCGCAATTGTTATGTCTTCAGCTGGGAAATCTTAAAAATGATCATAAGGCTACTCCTGCACAGATTTCAATGGCAAAACGAAACAACGTAAAAATGGCTATTGATATCGCAAGAGAATCAAGACAAATACTTGGAGGTATGGGAATTATGGGAGAATTCCCAATGATGAGACACGCTGCGAATTTAGAATCGGTTATCACCTATGAAGGGACTCATGATGTTCATTTGTTAATCACCGGTTTAGATATTACAGGAATCAACGCTTTTTAA
- a CDS encoding NUDIX hydrolase — MKIKDTKNKETLQELIDTKDFVAHVSVDCTIFGFHNNILKVLLLKYHDLDLWSLPGGFVFNDEDLREAAARVLFERTHLKDLFLKQFHTFGRIDRTENNVHQILLQNKGIEVPKDHWIFQRFITVGYCSLIDFSIANTFPDAFNESCEWFEVSKLPKMAFDHDRIIETGLEYLRMNINTEVAASNLLPEKFTMKDLQSLYETILGQKFRRNNFQRKILSLNILDRLEKLYDGSANKAPYLYKFKSKVHNAPNQYPISNDEEV, encoded by the coding sequence ATGAAAATTAAAGACACAAAAAATAAAGAAACCCTTCAGGAGCTTATCGATACTAAAGATTTTGTAGCCCATGTATCGGTAGACTGTACAATATTCGGTTTTCATAACAACATTTTGAAGGTATTGCTTTTAAAGTATCATGATCTGGATTTATGGTCACTCCCGGGCGGTTTTGTATTTAATGATGAAGATCTCCGGGAAGCAGCCGCAAGGGTATTATTTGAGAGAACACACCTTAAAGACTTGTTTTTAAAGCAGTTTCATACTTTCGGAAGAATAGACCGTACAGAAAATAACGTTCACCAGATTCTTCTTCAAAACAAAGGAATAGAGGTTCCGAAAGATCACTGGATCTTCCAAAGATTTATAACGGTTGGCTACTGCAGCCTTATCGATTTTTCAATAGCCAATACTTTTCCTGATGCTTTCAATGAAAGCTGTGAATGGTTTGAAGTCAGCAAGTTACCTAAGATGGCTTTTGATCACGACAGGATCATAGAAACGGGTCTGGAGTACCTCCGTATGAATATCAATACGGAAGTGGCAGCAAGTAATCTTCTTCCGGAAAAGTTTACAATGAAAGACCTTCAGTCACTTTATGAAACAATATTAGGACAGAAGTTCAGGAGAAATAATTTTCAGCGGAAAATTTTAAGTTTAAATATTCTTGACAGACTTGAAAAATTATATGATGGCTCAGCAAATAAAGCCCCTTACCTGTATAAATTCAAAAGCAAAGTTCATAATGCCCCTAATCAGTATCCTATATCCAACGATGAGGAGGTCTGA
- a CDS encoding MFS transporter, with amino-acid sequence MAAKLSQISLPLKLTFLIFSMVLNCMGLIILQLSEAKITYGELGMLESFKDLPIAFISLFAVSFINRTGTKKAIILALIIVGICSSLLPFIADFWFYKVWFAIIGACFAIGKICVFGIIRNNISDEKALAKTMNSVEASFMIGIFVVNTGFGWLISSQYSEFWKSGFLLITLLSAVTIFLFSRIEISEAGTTENKSLISELSGFTTLPVLLFLGVIFFIVFVEQGFNSWLPSFYKNHLKVNSFFALQASSFLALFSYAGRTVTANIIRNFSLTGYYVSCIFFIITILVIILGIQYFDHENSRLLLFLFPVIGLFLAPLYPVINSKMIATIGKAKINLFTSLIVIFSSLGSSVSSIIMSLLFEKKLLNFYPLYILGSVLILFMISLVYFKFSRKNS; translated from the coding sequence ATGGCAGCCAAGCTTTCTCAAATTTCACTTCCTCTAAAATTAACTTTCCTGATTTTTTCCATGGTTTTAAATTGCATGGGACTTATCATTCTGCAGTTGTCTGAGGCAAAAATCACCTATGGAGAACTGGGAATGCTGGAGTCTTTTAAAGATCTTCCCATCGCTTTTATCTCCCTTTTTGCCGTGAGTTTCATTAACAGGACCGGAACAAAAAAAGCCATAATCCTTGCTTTGATTATTGTAGGAATTTGCTCATCGCTGCTTCCTTTTATAGCAGACTTTTGGTTTTATAAAGTGTGGTTTGCAATCATTGGAGCCTGCTTTGCGATAGGCAAAATCTGTGTTTTCGGAATCATAAGGAATAATATTTCTGATGAAAAAGCGTTGGCAAAAACCATGAACAGCGTAGAAGCATCCTTTATGATAGGCATTTTTGTAGTCAATACCGGCTTTGGCTGGCTGATTTCCAGCCAGTACTCCGAATTCTGGAAATCCGGATTTTTACTGATCACACTTCTCTCTGCAGTAACGATATTTTTGTTTTCGAGAATAGAAATTTCAGAAGCAGGCACCACAGAAAACAAGAGCCTTATTTCTGAATTGTCAGGTTTTACCACACTTCCTGTATTACTGTTTCTGGGGGTTATTTTCTTTATTGTTTTTGTAGAACAGGGATTTAATTCGTGGCTTCCTTCTTTTTACAAAAATCACCTGAAAGTCAATTCTTTTTTTGCTTTACAGGCCTCTTCTTTTCTGGCTCTTTTCTCTTATGCCGGAAGAACCGTCACGGCTAATATTATCAGGAATTTTTCACTAACAGGATATTATGTGTCATGCATTTTTTTTATTATAACCATTCTTGTCATTATTCTGGGAATACAATATTTTGATCATGAAAATTCCAGGCTGCTGCTTTTTCTGTTTCCGGTGATCGGTTTGTTTCTGGCACCACTTTACCCTGTTATTAATTCAAAAATGATTGCCACTATCGGTAAGGCTAAGATCAATCTTTTCACTTCACTGATTGTTATTTTCTCCTCTCTGGGCAGCTCTGTAAGCTCTATCATTATGTCACTATTGTTTGAAAAAAAACTGTTAAATTTTTATCCTTTATATATTTTAGGCTCCGTACTTATTCTTTTTATGATTAGTTTAGTATATTTTAAATTCTCTCGAAAGAATAGCTAG
- a CDS encoding SusC/RagA family TonB-linked outer membrane protein — protein sequence MNVKISRSVGMVAVLYFTANFSAQTTVKDTVSKENKIDEIVVIGYGTQKKSNVTGAIASIKASDIENIPAGKPEQVLQGRAAGVSVVTNSGQPGAPATVRVRGITSFGAGSNSPLWVVDGIVVDNIGWLNQSDIESIEVLKDGASSAIYGVSAAKGVILVTTKKGKKGRLSLSYNGFYGFSNASKKLDLLDATQYAKIINEGLVNDGGAPRFPNPEAFGKGTNWQDTIFGTGEKSSHEVSITGGNDKSSYYTSFGYFDQTGIVMSDISYYKRINGRFNSTHKVTDYLTLGQTFAYTHTKSQGVSANEEYGGPLASAVNLDPTTPVVVTDWSMVDPNGYTNPYIIRDPEGRPYGISRYVNNEMTNPRAFRTIQQGNHNWSDDFVGNIFAELKFLDHFTFKTSLNGKKSYWGSRTFTPKYYLSPNYSNTGFNSLNKVDENKFEWSMENTLTYQNKFGNHNLSVLVGQGVYRYNISGGASLTYSNLPIDNWTEASFNFDIPQDDIVAKGWDGIQTRKASYFGRVIYDYADKYLFTGTIRRDGSSKFATNQHWGIFPSMSLGWNVHKENFWPENKVVNSLKLRGGYGVLGNDEMENFRFASFMVSGSNYTNAGNNIIIGYAPSTLENPNLKWEQTSQFNIAADLKLFKNFTLTADWYRKKTTDILRQINIPGYVGVPNLPWSNVGDMENSGLELELGYKKNWEDFSISVNGNFATIKNKVLRLEDDINYFNLASFQTMGAVSRVAVGQPYGSFYGQTYSGVFQNQAQIDAYVNANGDKLLPNARPGDFIWQDNNGDGKIDEEDKVNLGSSIPKYTFGLTVNLNYKNFDFMVFAQGQAGNKIFQGLRRLDILDANYQTRILDRWTGEGSTNDNPRVTRNDPNHNYSWMSNYYLQKGDYVRVKIIQLGYTLPQDVTSRFGMNKVRLYITGENLFTFTKYTGYDPEIAGRNNSEQDIIGVDRAYYPQARTFLLGANIQF from the coding sequence ATGAATGTAAAAATATCGAGAAGCGTAGGAATGGTGGCTGTCCTCTATTTTACAGCTAATTTCAGTGCCCAGACAACAGTGAAGGACACCGTTTCAAAGGAAAACAAAATAGATGAGATTGTAGTGATTGGTTATGGTACTCAAAAAAAGAGTAATGTAACCGGAGCTATAGCAAGTATTAAAGCCAGTGACATAGAAAATATCCCGGCAGGTAAACCGGAACAGGTACTGCAGGGAAGGGCTGCAGGAGTTTCGGTAGTAACCAATTCCGGACAGCCCGGGGCACCTGCCACAGTAAGGGTACGTGGAATTACCAGTTTTGGGGCAGGAAGTAATAGCCCCTTATGGGTTGTTGACGGAATTGTTGTAGATAACATCGGATGGCTCAATCAATCTGACATAGAGAGTATCGAAGTTTTGAAAGATGGAGCATCATCTGCTATTTACGGTGTCTCTGCGGCAAAAGGGGTAATTCTGGTTACTACCAAAAAAGGCAAAAAGGGAAGACTCAGTCTTTCTTATAACGGGTTTTACGGTTTTTCAAATGCCTCTAAAAAATTGGATCTTCTGGATGCCACCCAATATGCAAAAATCATCAATGAAGGATTGGTAAATGATGGGGGTGCACCAAGATTTCCCAATCCTGAAGCATTTGGAAAAGGAACCAACTGGCAGGATACGATTTTCGGAACGGGTGAAAAATCCTCTCACGAAGTAAGCATCACGGGTGGCAATGATAAATCAAGTTATTATACATCATTTGGATACTTTGATCAGACCGGCATTGTAATGAGTGATATCTCTTACTACAAAAGGATAAACGGAAGGTTCAACTCAACTCATAAGGTTACTGATTATTTAACTTTAGGGCAAACCTTTGCTTATACCCACACAAAATCTCAGGGAGTGAGCGCCAATGAAGAATATGGAGGTCCTCTGGCTTCGGCAGTGAACCTGGATCCTACAACTCCGGTGGTGGTGACAGACTGGTCGATGGTAGACCCCAACGGCTATACAAACCCTTACATCATTCGGGATCCTGAAGGCCGCCCTTATGGTATCTCGCGGTATGTAAACAATGAAATGACGAATCCAAGAGCTTTCCGTACCATTCAGCAAGGTAACCACAATTGGTCGGATGATTTTGTAGGTAATATTTTTGCTGAACTTAAATTCCTTGATCATTTTACATTCAAAACAAGTCTTAACGGTAAGAAATCCTATTGGGGAAGCCGCACCTTTACACCCAAATATTATTTAAGTCCTAATTATAGCAACACAGGTTTCAATAGTCTGAATAAGGTGGACGAAAATAAGTTTGAATGGAGTATGGAAAATACGTTGACCTATCAAAATAAATTCGGTAATCATAATCTAAGTGTATTGGTAGGACAGGGAGTATACCGGTACAATATATCCGGAGGTGCCAGCCTGACGTATAGTAATTTACCTATCGACAACTGGACAGAGGCTTCTTTTAATTTTGATATTCCTCAGGATGATATTGTAGCAAAAGGCTGGGACGGAATCCAGACCCGTAAGGCTTCTTATTTTGGTAGAGTTATTTATGATTATGCTGATAAGTATTTATTCACAGGGACCATCCGTAGGGACGGTTCTTCAAAATTTGCCACGAACCAGCATTGGGGAATTTTCCCTTCCATGTCTTTAGGCTGGAATGTGCACAAAGAAAACTTTTGGCCGGAAAACAAAGTGGTTAATAGTTTGAAATTGAGAGGAGGTTACGGAGTTTTAGGGAACGATGAAATGGAGAACTTCAGGTTTGCGAGTTTTATGGTTTCAGGAAGCAATTACACAAATGCCGGAAATAATATCATTATTGGATATGCACCAAGTACTCTGGAAAATCCCAACTTAAAATGGGAACAAACCAGCCAGTTTAATATTGCTGCAGACTTAAAACTGTTTAAGAATTTCACCCTTACTGCAGATTGGTATAGAAAGAAAACTACTGATATCTTAAGACAGATCAATATTCCGGGATATGTAGGGGTTCCTAATTTGCCCTGGTCGAATGTAGGGGATATGGAAAACTCAGGATTGGAACTTGAACTGGGTTATAAAAAGAACTGGGAAGATTTCAGTATATCCGTAAACGGAAATTTTGCTACGATAAAAAACAAGGTACTGCGACTGGAGGATGATATTAATTACTTCAATCTTGCTTCCTTTCAGACAATGGGAGCCGTATCAAGAGTAGCTGTCGGGCAGCCATACGGATCATTTTATGGCCAGACCTATAGTGGTGTTTTCCAGAATCAGGCACAAATTGATGCCTACGTAAATGCCAATGGGGACAAACTATTACCGAATGCCAGACCGGGGGATTTTATCTGGCAGGATAACAACGGGGATGGTAAAATTGATGAAGAAGATAAAGTCAACTTAGGAAGTTCTATTCCGAAATATACCTTTGGGCTTACTGTGAATTTAAATTATAAGAATTTTGATTTTATGGTATTTGCGCAAGGACAGGCGGGGAATAAAATTTTCCAGGGACTAAGAAGACTGGATATCCTTGATGCCAATTACCAGACAAGAATTTTGGACCGATGGACAGGAGAGGGATCTACAAATGACAACCCGAGGGTAACAAGGAATGATCCAAACCACAATTATTCCTGGATGTCAAACTATTACCTTCAGAAAGGAGATTACGTCCGTGTGAAAATTATCCAGTTAGGCTATACATTGCCTCAGGATGTTACAAGCCGTTTCGGGATGAATAAAGTAAGGCTGTATATCACCGGGGAAAATCTTTTTACCTTCACAAAATATACAGGCTATGATCCGGAAATTGCCGGAAGGAATAATTCTGAACAAGATATTATCGGGGTTGACAGGGCTTACTATCCACAAGCCAGAACATTCTTACTGGGAGCAAATATTCAATTTTAA